One part of the Vitis riparia cultivar Riparia Gloire de Montpellier isolate 1030 chromosome 6, EGFV_Vit.rip_1.0, whole genome shotgun sequence genome encodes these proteins:
- the LOC117915560 gene encoding linoleate 13S-lipoxygenase 2-1, chloroplastic-like — protein MATQNPEMLQTQFHQPHLGRTSLPHEAVAAGTNSSISVKATVTVKLTDGGCSSCLLGLCSPLDNISDLLGKSLLLELVSAELDPQTGLETRPISRYAHRVDQEDGDVIYESEFVIPGDFGEIGAVLVQNEYRSEMFLKYIVLNGLPNGPIAFNCGSWVQSKFDDPEKRIFFSNKSYLPSQTPGGLRDLREKELANLRGNGEGERKTSDRIYDYDVYNDLGNPDSKSELGRPVLGDNENYPYPRRCRTGRPPCQTDPLSETRSGSFYVPRDEEFSEVKEASFITKTVDSVLHALKPSLETALLDSNLGFPLFSDIDQLYYQGITIPKLKNPGLLQLILPRLVKAVSDAKDRLLKFETPAMFLKDKFSWLRDEEFSRQTLAGVNPYSIKLVMEWPLKSALDPDVYGPPESAITKELVERGIKGFMTVDEAFEQKKLFIIDYHDLLLPYVSKVRQIEGTTLYGSRALFFLAPDCTLKPLAIELTRPPMDGKPQWKQVFTPGLEATDYWLWRFAKTHFLAHDSGYHELVSHWLRTHCATEPYVIATNRQLSVMHPIYKLLHPHLRYTMQINALAREALINADGIIETSFSTRKYSMELSSAAYDQQWRFDREALPADLISRGIAVEDPSASHGLKLLIEDYPFANDGLILWDALKQWVADYVNYYYKDASMVQSDPELQAWWTEIRTKGHEDKKDEPWWPVLQTPEDLIGIIATIAWVASAHHSAVNFGQYAFAAYFPNRPTIARTNMPSEDPTREGWKRFLDNPDFELLVCFPSQVQATKVIATLDVLSNHSPDEEYIGEYMEPAWGEEPDIKEAFERFSARLKELEVIIDARNADNSLKNRGGVGVVPYELLKPFSEAGVTGKGVPYSISI, from the exons ATGGCAACCCAGAATCCAGAAATGCTCCAGACTCAATTCCACCAGCCACACCTTGGCCGGACCTCCTTACCCCACGAAGCAGTAGCAGCTGGAACCAACAGTTCCATTTCTGTTAAGGCAACTGTTACCGTGAAATTAACTGATGGAGGGTGCTCCTCCTGCTTGCTAGGGTTGTGTAGTCCGCTCGATAATATATCGGACTTGCTTGGTAAATCACTCCTCTTAGAGCTTGTTAGTGCAGAGCTTGATCCTC AGACGGGATTGGAGACAAGACCGATTAGCCGGTATGCTCATCGAGTAGACCAAGAGGATGGGGATGTGATTTACGAATCAGAATTTGTGATTCCTGGTGACTTTGGGGAGATTGGTGCGGTTCTAGTGCAGAATGAATACCGCAGCGAGATGTTCCTCAAGTATATTGTCCTCAATGGCCTCCCCAATGGCCCTATTGCATTCAACTGCGGTTCATGGGTTCAGTCGAAGTTTGATGATCCTGAGAAGAGGATCTTTTTCAGCAACAAG TCATATTTACCATCACAAACGCCCGGAGGCCTCAGGGATTTGAGGGAAAAAGAGCTTGCAAATTTGCGAGGTAACGGTGAAGGAGAACGCAAGACCTCTGATAGAATATATGATTATGATGTTTATAATGATCTGGGTAACCCTGATAGCAAGTCTGAATTGGGGCGACCAGTACTAGGTGACAATGAGAATTATCCATATCCTAGACGATGCAGAACTGGACGTCCACCGTGTCAGACCG ATCCTCTTTCGGAGACAAGGAGTGGCAGCTTCTATGTGCCAAGGGATGAAGAATTTTCTGAGGTGAAGGAGGCATCATTCATAACAAAGACAGTAGACTCGGTGTTGCATGCTTTAAAACCGTCCCTAGAGACAGCCCTACTTGACAGTAATCTTGGATTTCCACTCTTCTCAGATATAGACCAATTATACTATCAAGGAATCACCATTCCTAAGCTTAAAAATCCAGGGCTTTTGCAACTTATACTGCCCAGACTAGTGAAGGCCGTTTCTGATGCTAAAGATCGTCTCCTGAAATTTGAAACCCCTGCAATGTTTCTCA AGGACAAGTTTTCTTGGCTTCGGGATGAGGAATTCTCACGCCAAACTCTTGCTGGTGTTAACCCGTATAGCATAAAGTTGGTTATG GAATGGCCGTTGAAAAGCGCATTGGATCCTGATGTCTACGGTCCACCTGAATCGGCAATCACCAAAGAGTTGGTCGAGCGGGGGATAAAAGGCTTCATGACAGTAGACGAA GCATTCGAACAGAAGAAGCTATTCATCATAGATTACCATGACTTGTTATTACCATATGTGAGCAAAGTAAGGCAGATCGAAGGGACAACACTATATGGCTCCAGGGCACTTTTCTTCCTAGCACCTGATTGCACCTTGAAGCCTCTAGCCATTGAGCTCACTCGCCCACCGATGGATGGAAAGCCACAGTGGAAACAAGTTTTCACGCCCGGCTTGGAAGCTACAGATTACTGGCTTTGGAGGTTTGCCAAAACCCATTTCCTTGCTCATGACTCCGGTTATCATGAGCTTGTTAGTCACTG GTTGAGAACTCACTGTGCAACAGAACCTTACGTGATTGCAACAAATCGGCAACTCAGTGTGATGCACCCGATCTATAAACTATTACATCCTCATTTACGCTATACGATGCAGATCAATGCTCTTGCTAGAGAAGCTCTCATCAATGCGGATGGGATCATTGAGACTTCATTCTCAACCCGCAAGTATTCTATGGAGCTTAGCTCTGCCGCTTATGACCAGCAGTGGAGGTTTGATAGGGAAGCCCTGCCAGCAGACCTAATAAGCAG GGGAATTGCTGTTGAGGATCCAAGTGCTTCCCATGGCCTAAAGCTATTGATCGAAGACTATCCTTTTGCCAACGACGGTCTCATATTATGGGATGCCTTGAAACAATGGGTTGCAGACTATGTCAATTACTACTACAAGGACGCGAGCATGGTACAGTCTGATCCAGAGCTTCAAGCATGGTGGACAGAAATCCGAACCAAAGGTCATGAGGATAAAAAAGATGAACCATGGTGGCCAGTCCTCCAAACACCAGAAGACCTCATTGGAATTATCGCAACAATAGCTTGGGTGGCCTCCGCTCATCATTCAGCCGTCAATTTTGGACAATATGCTTTTGCTGCTTACTTCCCCAATAGGCCTACCATTGCTAGAACCAATATGCCCTCTGAGGACCCAACAAGAGAAGGATGGAAACGATTTTTGGACAATCCCGATTTTGAGCTCTTGGTATGCTTCCCTTCACAGGTTCAAGCAACAAAAGTTATAGCTACTTTAGATGTGCTATCCAATCATTCTCCGGATGAGGAGTACATAGGGGAATATATGGAGCCAGCATGGGGTGAAGAACCAGATATAAAAGAAGCATTTGAAAGGTTTTCTGCGAGGTTAAAGGAACTCGAAGTAATTATTGATGCTAGGAATGCAGACAATAGTTTGAAGAACAGAGGCGGAGTTGGGGTGGTTCCATATGAGCTCTTGAAGCCATTTTCTGAAGCTGGGGTGACAGGAAAGGGAGTTCCTTACAGCATCTCCATCTGA